A section of the Serratia liquefaciens ATCC 27592 genome encodes:
- a CDS encoding PqiB family protein, with translation MQQETPNTPTEARVKNKRRISPFWLLPFIALLIAGWLVYSNFQERGTTVTIDFQSAAGIVAGRTPVRYQGVEVGTVQSISLSKDLRSIVVEASIKSDLEDSLRDGTQFWLVTPKASLAGVSGLDALVGGNYIGMMPGSGQPQTHFTALDTQPKYRLNTGELMIHLHADDLGSLNTGSLVYYRKIPVGKVYDYTISEGNKGVTIDVLIDRRFANLVKGNSRFWNVSGFKGDFSLSGASVQMESLAALVNGAIAFDSPLDGQQAKADQSYTLYPDLAHSQRGVNITLDLPSGNSLSENHTPLIYQGLQVGTLTKLTLEQDSKVTGELTIDPSVVDLMRSGTRIVMRSPRLSLNDAKLSQLLTGNTLELVPGEGEPQQHFNVLDSSETLLQQPGVLTVTLNAPQSYGIDVGQPLVVHGVKVGQIMSRALTDSGVVFTAAVEAQYRRLLHKDSKFVVNSRVDVKLGLDGMEVLGASAQEWLDGGVRIIPGSKGDPVGQYPLYGNSEKAEAGIVGNSPTPTLTLNAVSLPDVQAGSVVLYRKFQVGEIVNVRPKANEFEVDVYISPEYRKLLTSESIFWAEGGAKVQLNGNGLTVQASPLNRALKGAISFDNLQGVTLDKGAKRVLYATETAARAVGSQIILKTYDASKLSPGMPLRYLGIDIGQVDSLKLAPERNEVLAKAVLYPEYVQTFARLGSRFSIVSPEISAAGVSNLDTLLQPYINVEPGRGRELRSFELQEASITDSRYLDGLSVILDAAETGSLQIGTPVLFRGVEVGTVTGFYLGAMSDRIHVALRISKKYQYLVRNNSVFWQASGYNLQFGLTGGVIKSGTFQQFIRGGIAFATPPSIPLAPKATPHKHFMLNAEEPKDWRDWGTAIPKE, from the coding sequence ATGCAACAGGAAACGCCGAATACACCGACTGAAGCGCGGGTCAAAAACAAGCGCCGCATTTCGCCATTCTGGTTACTGCCGTTTATTGCCCTGCTGATTGCGGGGTGGCTGGTCTATAGCAATTTCCAGGAACGCGGCACCACGGTGACCATTGATTTTCAGTCTGCGGCAGGCATCGTCGCTGGCCGTACCCCGGTGCGCTATCAAGGGGTAGAAGTCGGCACCGTACAGAGCATCAGCCTAAGCAAGGATCTGCGCAGCATCGTGGTCGAAGCCAGCATCAAGAGCGATCTGGAAGACTCGTTGCGCGACGGCACCCAATTTTGGCTGGTTACGCCAAAAGCCTCATTGGCGGGTGTGTCAGGCCTGGATGCGCTGGTCGGCGGCAACTACATTGGCATGATGCCGGGCAGCGGGCAGCCGCAAACCCACTTCACCGCCCTCGATACTCAGCCCAAATACCGGCTGAACACCGGCGAGCTGATGATTCACCTGCATGCCGACGATCTGGGGTCGCTCAATACCGGTTCGCTGGTCTATTACCGCAAAATTCCGGTCGGCAAGGTGTATGACTACACCATCTCCGAAGGGAATAAAGGCGTCACTATCGATGTGCTGATCGATCGCCGCTTTGCCAATCTGGTGAAGGGCAACAGCCGTTTTTGGAACGTTTCCGGCTTTAAGGGCGATTTCAGCCTGTCGGGCGCCTCGGTGCAGATGGAAAGCCTGGCCGCGCTGGTTAACGGCGCCATCGCTTTTGATTCACCGCTCGACGGTCAACAGGCCAAGGCCGATCAAAGTTACACCCTCTATCCGGATCTGGCGCACAGCCAGCGTGGCGTTAACATTACGCTTGATTTGCCCAGCGGTAACAGCCTGAGTGAAAATCACACGCCGCTGATTTATCAGGGGCTGCAGGTAGGTACTTTGACCAAACTGACGCTGGAACAAGACAGTAAGGTCACCGGCGAACTGACCATCGATCCGTCGGTGGTGGATTTAATGCGCAGCGGTACGCGGATCGTCATGCGCAGCCCGCGCTTGAGCCTTAACGACGCTAAACTCAGCCAGCTGCTGACCGGCAATACGCTAGAGCTGGTGCCGGGCGAAGGCGAGCCGCAGCAGCACTTCAACGTGCTGGACAGCAGCGAAACCCTACTGCAACAGCCGGGCGTGCTGACCGTAACGCTTAACGCGCCGCAAAGTTACGGCATCGACGTTGGCCAGCCGCTAGTGGTTCATGGTGTTAAGGTCGGGCAGATAATGAGCCGCGCATTGACCGACAGCGGCGTGGTGTTCACCGCCGCCGTGGAAGCCCAATATCGCCGCCTGCTGCATAAAGACAGCAAGTTCGTGGTCAACAGCCGCGTCGACGTCAAGCTGGGGCTCGATGGCATGGAAGTGCTGGGTGCCAGCGCGCAGGAATGGCTGGACGGCGGCGTGCGCATCATCCCCGGCAGCAAAGGCGATCCAGTCGGCCAGTATCCACTGTACGGCAACAGCGAAAAGGCCGAAGCCGGCATCGTCGGTAACAGCCCAACGCCGACCCTGACGCTGAACGCCGTGAGCCTGCCTGACGTTCAGGCCGGTTCGGTGGTGCTGTACCGCAAATTTCAGGTGGGCGAAATTGTTAACGTGCGCCCCAAAGCCAACGAGTTTGAAGTCGATGTTTATATCAGCCCGGAATACCGCAAGCTGTTGACCAGTGAAAGTATCTTCTGGGCCGAAGGTGGCGCCAAGGTGCAGTTGAACGGCAACGGTCTGACGGTACAGGCATCCCCGCTTAACCGCGCGTTGAAAGGCGCCATAAGTTTCGACAACCTGCAGGGCGTGACGCTGGACAAAGGCGCCAAACGCGTACTGTACGCCACGGAAACCGCCGCCCGCGCGGTGGGTAGCCAGATCATCCTGAAAACCTACGACGCCAGCAAACTGTCGCCGGGTATGCCGCTGCGCTATCTTGGCATCGATATCGGCCAGGTGGATTCGTTGAAGCTGGCACCAGAGCGAAATGAAGTGTTGGCCAAGGCGGTGCTGTATCCGGAATACGTCCAGACCTTCGCGCGCCTGGGCAGCCGATTCTCGATTGTCTCGCCGGAGATTTCCGCCGCCGGAGTCAGCAACCTCGATACTCTGCTGCAACCTTATATCAACGTGGAACCGGGTCGCGGGCGCGAGCTGCGCAGCTTTGAGCTGCAGGAAGCCAGCATCACCGACTCGCGCTATCTGGACGGTCTGAGCGTGATCCTTGACGCGGCCGAAACCGGCTCGCTGCAGATTGGTACTCCGGTGCTGTTCCGCGGCGTGGAAGTGGGCACCGTCACCGGTTTCTATCTGGGGGCCATGTCCGATCGCATCCACGTGGCGCTGCGCATCAGCAAGAAATACCAATATCTGGTTCGCAACAACAGCGTGTTCTGGCAAGCCTCCGGCTATAACCTGCAGTTTGGCCTGACCGGCGGCGTGATCAAGAGCGGCACCTTCCAGCAGTTCATTCGCGGCGGCATTGCTTTCGCCACCCCGCCGAGTATTCCGCTGGCGCCTAAGGCCACGCCGCACAAGCACTTTATGCTGAATGCGGAGGAACCTAAGGACTGGAGAGACTGGGGCACCGCCATCCCTAAAGAGTAA
- the yebS gene encoding membrane integrity lipid transport subunit YebS, with the protein MKIHAITGPLSKARHQRCCECDLLFVLPPLSGKQAAYCPRCDAKVVSGRDWSMTRLTAMAVTMLLLMPFAFSEPLISIRLLGVRIDASLLEGIWQMSRQGDPITASMVAFCTIGAPLTLALSLLYLRFGHTLGMNLRPVLLMLERLKEWVMLDIYLIGMAVATIKVKEYADIQAGSALIAYLSLTLLSILTLIHVNLEQLWERYYPQEQPEGPPTALHICLSCHFTGYPDERGRCPRCHVPMCHRQPYSLQKTWAALIAAMILLIPANLLPISIIYANGARMEDTIFSGVVSLASSGNVPIAAIVFIASVLVPFTKVIVLITILFSIHFKTSHSLKTRIRLLRLVTWIGRWSMLDLFVIALMMSLVNRDQLLSFTMGPAAFYFGSAVILTILAVEWLDSRLIWDAHATGNAEYTD; encoded by the coding sequence ATGAAAATACACGCTATCACCGGCCCACTTTCCAAAGCACGCCACCAGCGCTGTTGCGAATGCGACCTGCTGTTTGTGTTGCCGCCGCTCAGCGGTAAACAGGCAGCCTACTGCCCGCGTTGTGATGCGAAGGTGGTCAGCGGACGCGACTGGTCGATGACTCGACTGACCGCCATGGCGGTCACCATGTTGCTGCTGATGCCCTTCGCCTTCAGCGAACCGCTGATCAGCATCCGCTTGCTGGGCGTACGTATTGACGCCAGCCTGCTGGAAGGCATCTGGCAGATGAGTCGGCAAGGTGATCCTATCACTGCCAGCATGGTGGCGTTCTGCACCATAGGTGCTCCACTGACGTTGGCGCTGTCGCTTCTGTACCTGCGTTTCGGCCATACGCTGGGCATGAACCTGCGCCCGGTGCTGCTGATGCTGGAACGGTTAAAAGAGTGGGTGATGCTCGATATTTATTTGATTGGCATGGCCGTGGCAACCATCAAAGTCAAAGAGTATGCCGATATCCAGGCAGGCAGCGCCCTGATCGCCTACCTGTCACTCACCCTGCTCAGCATCCTGACCCTAATCCACGTCAATCTGGAGCAGTTGTGGGAACGCTACTACCCGCAAGAGCAACCAGAGGGCCCGCCGACGGCACTGCATATTTGTCTGTCGTGCCATTTCACCGGTTATCCCGATGAGCGCGGACGCTGCCCGCGCTGCCATGTGCCCATGTGTCACCGTCAGCCCTACAGCCTGCAAAAAACCTGGGCGGCGCTGATTGCGGCAATGATTTTACTGATCCCGGCCAACCTGTTGCCGATATCGATCATTTACGCCAATGGCGCCCGGATGGAAGACACTATATTCTCCGGGGTGGTGTCACTGGCAAGCTCCGGCAATGTGCCGATCGCCGCCATCGTCTTCATCGCCAGCGTGCTGGTGCCCTTTACCAAGGTCATTGTGCTGATCACGATATTGTTCAGTATTCATTTCAAAACCTCGCACAGCCTGAAAACGCGCATTCGCTTGCTGCGGCTGGTGACCTGGATCGGCCGCTGGTCAATGCTCGATTTATTCGTTATTGCACTGATGATGTCGCTGGTGAACCGCGACCAGTTGTTATCTTTTACTATGGGACCGGCAGCCTTTTACTTTGGGTCTGCGGTTATTTTAACTATTCTTGCCGTAGAGTGGCTGGATAGCCGATTGATTTGGGATGCACATGCAACAGGAAACGCCGAATACACCGACTGA
- a CDS encoding GAF domain-containing protein has protein sequence MTKEQFYAELKRDLCALLDGETNFIAALSNASALINERLDDVNWAGFYLMDGAQLVLGPFQGKIACVRIPVGKGVCGTAVAENRVQRVGDVHAFPGHIACDAASNAEIVLPLNVSGQIIGVLDIDSTVYQRFDEQDERGLEAVVAGLCAQLEQCDSAKYVTVAAS, from the coding sequence ATGACAAAAGAACAATTCTACGCGGAATTAAAACGTGATTTGTGCGCACTGCTTGACGGGGAAACCAACTTTATCGCCGCGTTGTCCAACGCCAGTGCGTTGATCAACGAGCGCCTTGATGACGTCAATTGGGCCGGTTTTTATCTGATGGACGGTGCGCAATTGGTGCTCGGTCCGTTCCAGGGGAAGATCGCCTGCGTACGTATTCCGGTAGGCAAGGGCGTGTGCGGGACTGCCGTGGCGGAAAACCGCGTGCAACGTGTTGGTGATGTCCATGCGTTCCCAGGCCATATCGCCTGTGACGCAGCCAGTAATGCAGAAATTGTGCTGCCGCTGAATGTTAGCGGTCAGATTATCGGCGTTCTCGATATCGACAGCACAGTTTATCAACGTTTCGACGAACAGGACGAAAGGGGCCTGGAAGCAGTGGTGGCGGGGCTTTGTGCGCAGCTGGAACAGTGTGATAGTGCGAAATATGTCACTGTGGCAGCAAGTTGA
- the proQ gene encoding RNA chaperone ProQ, translating to MENQPKLNSSKEVIAFLAERFPLCFSAEGEARPLKIGIFQDLVERVQGEENLSKTQLRSALRLYTSSWRYLYGVKVGAQRVDLDGNPCGELEQQHVDHARQQLEEAKARVQAQRAEQNAKKREAAGESADAQPRRPRPAGKKPAARREGGAAPENRKPRPQTRPQPARQPREVKEESQQRHVPVTDISKLQIGQEIKVRAGKSAMDATVLEIAKDGVRVQLSSGLAMIVRAEHLQF from the coding sequence ATGGAAAATCAACCTAAGTTGAACTCTAGTAAAGAAGTCATTGCTTTTCTTGCCGAGCGTTTTCCGCTCTGCTTTAGCGCCGAGGGCGAAGCTCGCCCGTTGAAAATCGGTATTTTTCAGGATCTGGTCGAGCGTGTTCAAGGGGAAGAGAACCTCAGCAAAACGCAATTGCGTTCTGCCCTGCGCCTGTACACCTCTAGCTGGCGTTACCTGTACGGCGTCAAAGTTGGCGCGCAGCGCGTCGATTTAGACGGCAATCCGTGCGGTGAACTCGAACAGCAGCATGTCGATCATGCCCGCCAACAGCTTGAAGAAGCGAAAGCGCGCGTTCAGGCACAGCGTGCCGAACAAAACGCCAAAAAACGTGAAGCTGCCGGCGAATCAGCCGATGCGCAACCGCGTCGTCCACGTCCAGCCGGTAAAAAACCTGCTGCACGTCGCGAAGGCGGAGCCGCACCGGAGAACCGCAAGCCACGCCCACAAACTCGCCCACAGCCCGCTCGTCAACCTCGTGAAGTCAAAGAGGAAAGCCAGCAGCGCCATGTGCCAGTCACGGATATCTCTAAACTGCAAATTGGCCAAGAAATCAAAGTCAGAGCAGGCAAGAGCGCGATGGATGCTACCGTACTCGAAATCGCTAAAGATGGCGTACGTGTGCAGCTCTCTTCCGGTCTGGCGATGATTGTGCGCGCAGAACACTTGCAGTTCTGA
- the prc gene encoding carboxy terminal-processing peptidase, translating into MNKFVRLTAVAGLLWAGVSYGADTANIRIDQLPQLKQEPQHATVSERVTSRFTRSHYRQFALDADFSGKIFDRYLNMLDYNHNVLLASDVAQFADKRNQLGEELKSGKLDTPYALYNLAQKRRFERYTYALSLLEKPMSFTGNDTIDLDRSKAPWPKDKAELDSLWDAKVKYDELNLKLTGKTDKEIRETLTKRYQFAIKRLTQSNSEDVFQLAMNAFAHEIDPHTNYLSPRNTEQFNTEMSLSLEGIGAVLQMDDDYTLINSMVPGGPAAKSKAITVGDRIVGVGQAGKPMVDVIGWRLDDVVSLIKGPKGSKVRLDILPAGKGTKTRVVTLTRERIRLEDRAVKMTIKTVGKEKVAVMDIPGFYVGLTDDVKVQLQKMAKQNVKSLIIDLRTNGGGALTEAVSLSGLFIPSGPVVQVRDNNGKVREDADTDGVTYYKGPLVVLVDRFSASASEIFAAAMQDYGRALIVGEPTFGKGTVQQYRSLNRIYDQMLRPEWPALGSVQYTIQKFYRVNGGSTQRKGVTPDILMPSGIDPAETGEAFEDNAMPWDSINAATYTKTGDLKPFDPELLKDHEQRIAKDPEFQYIAQDIAHYKALKDKRNIVSLNLAQREKENHDDDATRLQRINDRLQRAGKKPLKKLEDLPKDYQEPDPYLDETVHIALDLAHLEQAQPAAAK; encoded by the coding sequence ATGAACAAATTTGTCAGATTAACAGCAGTCGCGGGTCTGTTGTGGGCGGGCGTCAGTTACGGAGCGGACACAGCCAACATCCGCATCGATCAACTGCCCCAGCTTAAGCAGGAACCGCAACATGCAACGGTGAGTGAGCGCGTAACTTCGCGCTTCACTCGCTCTCATTACCGCCAGTTTGCCCTCGATGCGGACTTTTCAGGCAAGATCTTCGATCGTTACCTGAATATGCTGGACTACAACCATAACGTGTTGCTGGCCTCCGACGTGGCGCAATTCGCCGACAAGCGCAACCAGCTTGGCGAAGAGCTGAAAAGCGGTAAGCTGGATACGCCATACGCGCTGTACAATCTGGCCCAAAAACGCCGTTTTGAGCGTTACACCTATGCCTTGTCGCTGCTGGAAAAGCCAATGAGCTTCACCGGCAACGACACTATCGATCTCGACCGCAGCAAAGCGCCGTGGCCGAAAGACAAGGCCGAACTGGACAGCCTGTGGGATGCCAAAGTCAAATATGACGAGCTGAACCTCAAACTGACCGGCAAGACCGACAAGGAAATTCGCGAAACGCTGACCAAACGCTATCAGTTCGCTATTAAGCGCCTGACGCAAAGCAACAGCGAAGACGTATTCCAACTGGCGATGAATGCCTTCGCGCATGAAATCGACCCGCATACCAATTATCTGTCCCCGCGCAATACCGAGCAGTTCAACACCGAAATGAGCCTGTCATTGGAAGGCATCGGTGCCGTGCTGCAGATGGATGACGACTACACCCTGATCAATTCCATGGTACCGGGTGGCCCAGCGGCGAAGAGCAAAGCGATCACCGTGGGTGACCGTATTGTCGGCGTTGGCCAGGCGGGTAAACCTATGGTCGATGTTATCGGCTGGCGTCTGGACGATGTGGTTTCGCTGATCAAAGGGCCGAAGGGCAGCAAAGTGCGCCTGGATATCCTGCCTGCGGGCAAAGGCACCAAAACCCGTGTGGTCACACTGACCCGTGAGCGTATTCGTCTGGAAGATCGCGCGGTGAAGATGACCATCAAGACCGTCGGCAAAGAGAAAGTCGCGGTGATGGACATCCCAGGCTTCTACGTTGGCCTGACCGATGATGTGAAAGTTCAGTTGCAGAAGATGGCCAAGCAGAACGTCAAGAGCCTGATCATCGATCTGCGCACCAACGGCGGCGGCGCGCTGACCGAAGCGGTATCACTGTCCGGTCTGTTCATTCCGAGCGGTCCGGTGGTGCAGGTGCGTGACAACAACGGTAAGGTGCGTGAAGACGCGGACACCGACGGCGTGACCTACTACAAAGGGCCGCTGGTGGTACTGGTTGACCGCTTCAGTGCCTCTGCTTCCGAGATCTTTGCTGCGGCGATGCAGGACTATGGCCGCGCGCTGATCGTCGGTGAACCGACCTTCGGTAAAGGCACCGTCCAGCAGTACCGTTCGCTGAACCGCATTTACGACCAGATGCTGCGTCCGGAATGGCCTGCGTTGGGCTCGGTGCAATACACCATTCAGAAGTTCTACCGCGTGAATGGCGGCAGTACCCAGCGTAAAGGCGTAACCCCGGATATCCTGATGCCGAGCGGCATTGATCCGGCGGAAACCGGTGAAGCCTTTGAAGACAATGCGATGCCGTGGGACAGTATTAATGCGGCGACCTACACCAAAACCGGCGATCTGAAGCCTTTCGATCCTGAATTGCTGAAAGATCACGAGCAGCGTATCGCCAAGGATCCTGAGTTCCAGTACATCGCGCAGGATATCGCCCATTACAAGGCGCTGAAGGACAAGCGCAACATCGTTTCACTCAATCTTGCCCAGCGTGAGAAAGAGAACCACGATGATGACGCTACCCGTTTGCAGCGCATTAATGACCGCCTGCAGCGCGCCGGTAAAAAGCCGTTGAAGAAGCTGGAGGATCTGCCGAAGGATTACCAGGAGCCCGACCCATACCTGGATGAAACCGTGCATATCGCTCTGGATCTGGCGCACCTTGAACAGGCGCAGCCAGCGGCAGCGAAGTAA
- a CDS encoding DUF4260 domain-containing protein — MSDLSPSMRAVLRFEAVLVLILSVVIYHGQHYSWGLFAACFLIPDISFLAYVLGKKAGAIGYNLAHSYIGPALCGLVFAGTQQPHWLMAALIWGAHIGFDRALGYGLKYASGFADTHLGGLGRKPQR; from the coding sequence ATGAGCGACTTAAGCCCGTCAATGCGCGCTGTACTCCGTTTTGAAGCCGTGCTGGTGTTGATACTGTCCGTGGTGATATACCACGGACAACACTACAGTTGGGGATTGTTTGCCGCCTGTTTCCTGATCCCCGACATCTCTTTTCTGGCCTATGTATTGGGTAAAAAAGCGGGGGCCATCGGCTATAACCTTGCCCACTCTTATATTGGACCGGCGTTGTGCGGCCTGGTATTTGCGGGAACCCAACAGCCACACTGGTTGATGGCGGCGTTGATTTGGGGCGCGCATATCGGTTTTGATCGAGCCTTGGGTTATGGGCTGAAATACGCTAGCGGCTTTGCAGATACCCATCTTGGCGGGCTGGGACGTAAACCACAGCGTTAA
- the htpX gene encoding protease HtpX, producing the protein MMRIALFLLTNLAVMLVFGLVLSLTGIQSSSVQGLMIMAGLFGFGGSFVSLLMSKWMALRSVGGEVIEQPRNETENWLLETVRRQSQQAGIAMPQVAIYHAPDINAFATGARRNASLVAVSTGLLQSMSRDEAEAVIAHEISHVANGDMVTMTLIQGIVNTFVIFISRLIAQVAAGFLGNRDGEGEGNGNPMIYFAVSMVLELVFGILASIITMWFSRHREFYADAGSAKLVGREKMIAALQRLKTSYEPQEAGSMMAFCINGKSKSFSELFMSHPPLDKRIEALRSGQYLK; encoded by the coding sequence ATGATGCGTATAGCTCTGTTCCTGCTCACCAACCTGGCGGTGATGTTGGTTTTCGGGCTGGTGCTCAGCCTGACAGGAATCCAATCCAGTAGCGTTCAGGGCCTGATGATCATGGCCGGTCTGTTCGGCTTCGGCGGTTCTTTTGTCTCACTGCTGATGTCCAAATGGATGGCGCTGCGCTCCGTTGGCGGGGAAGTGATTGAACAGCCGCGTAACGAAACCGAAAACTGGCTGCTGGAAACGGTACGTCGTCAGTCGCAGCAGGCGGGCATTGCCATGCCGCAGGTCGCTATTTATCACGCACCGGACATTAACGCCTTCGCCACCGGCGCGCGTCGCAACGCTTCGTTGGTCGCCGTCAGTACCGGTCTGCTGCAGAGCATGAGCCGTGACGAAGCGGAGGCGGTTATCGCCCATGAAATCAGTCACGTCGCTAACGGTGACATGGTCACCATGACGCTGATTCAGGGTATCGTGAACACCTTCGTGATCTTTATCTCGCGCCTGATTGCGCAGGTGGCCGCCGGCTTCCTGGGTAACCGTGACGGTGAAGGGGAAGGTAACGGCAATCCGATGATCTATTTTGCCGTGTCGATGGTGTTGGAACTGGTGTTCGGTATCCTGGCCAGCATCATCACCATGTGGTTCTCGCGTCACCGTGAGTTCTACGCCGACGCAGGCTCAGCCAAACTGGTGGGCCGCGAGAAGATGATCGCGGCGCTGCAACGGCTGAAAACCAGCTATGAACCGCAGGAAGCAGGCAGCATGATGGCGTTTTGCATTAACGGCAAATCCAAGTCGTTCAGCGAACTCTTCATGTCTCACCCGCCGCTCGATAAACGTATCGAAGCGCTGCGTTCAGGCCAGTACCTGAAGTAA
- a CDS encoding MFS transporter encodes MRSCTDGLPVPQRYGAILAIALGITVSVLDGAIANVALPTIARDLNASPASSIWVVNAYQLAITISLLSLASLGDLIGYRRIYQAGLLVFSVTSLFCALSDSLTTLTIARVLQGFGAAAIMSVNTALIRIIYPQRFLGRGMGINSLIVAFSSAAGPTVAAAILSVASWQWLFAINLPIGIVALLLGMKYLPANSQKSTNQRFDPTSAVMNALTFGLLITAISGFAQGQSLTLIFSEIAALLVIGFFFVRRQLRQEFPLLPVDLLRIPIFALSMGTSICSFTAQMLAMVSLPFFLQGTLGRDEVATGLLLTPWPLAIIVMAPLAGRLVERIHAGLLGCIGLAVFALGLFLLALLPHNPSDLDIIWRMVLCGAGFGLFQSPNNHTIISAAPRNRSGGASGMLGTARLLGQTSGAALVALMFNLFPTSGTHASLILAGTFATLAAAVSSLRITQPRTQAVENREQAK; translated from the coding sequence ATGCGTTCTTGTACCGACGGCCTCCCCGTCCCGCAGCGCTATGGGGCAATCCTCGCCATTGCCCTCGGCATTACCGTTTCCGTGCTCGACGGCGCAATCGCCAACGTGGCCCTGCCGACTATCGCTCGCGATCTGAACGCCAGCCCGGCCAGCTCCATCTGGGTGGTGAACGCCTATCAGTTAGCCATCACCATTTCCCTGTTGTCGCTGGCCTCGCTCGGCGATCTGATTGGCTATCGCCGCATCTATCAGGCCGGTTTGCTGGTCTTCAGCGTGACCTCACTGTTTTGCGCACTGTCCGACTCGCTGACGACACTGACTATTGCTCGCGTGCTTCAGGGGTTTGGCGCCGCCGCCATCATGAGCGTCAACACCGCACTGATCCGCATTATCTATCCGCAACGTTTTCTCGGACGCGGCATGGGCATCAACTCGCTGATTGTCGCCTTTTCTTCGGCTGCCGGGCCCACGGTGGCGGCGGCAATCCTCTCGGTGGCCTCGTGGCAATGGCTGTTTGCCATCAACTTGCCGATCGGCATTGTGGCGTTGCTGCTGGGGATGAAATATCTTCCCGCCAATAGTCAAAAGAGCACCAATCAGCGTTTCGACCCAACCAGTGCGGTGATGAACGCCCTGACTTTCGGGCTGCTGATCACCGCCATCAGCGGTTTTGCTCAGGGCCAGAGCCTGACGTTGATTTTCAGTGAAATCGCCGCGCTGCTGGTCATTGGCTTCTTCTTTGTCCGCCGCCAGCTGCGCCAGGAATTTCCGCTGCTGCCGGTAGACCTGCTGCGTATCCCGATTTTCGCCCTGTCGATGGGCACATCAATTTGTTCCTTTACCGCACAAATGCTGGCAATGGTTTCGTTACCTTTCTTTCTGCAAGGGACGCTGGGCCGCGATGAGGTCGCCACCGGGCTGTTGCTGACCCCCTGGCCGCTGGCGATTATCGTCATGGCGCCATTGGCCGGGCGGCTGGTGGAGCGGATCCACGCCGGATTATTGGGTTGTATCGGCCTGGCGGTGTTTGCATTGGGGTTATTCTTGCTGGCATTGCTGCCGCATAACCCTTCCGATCTGGATATCATTTGGCGCATGGTGCTGTGCGGCGCCGGCTTCGGGCTGTTTCAATCGCCCAATAACCACACCATTATTTCCGCCGCCCCGCGCAACCGCAGCGGCGGCGCCAGCGGCATGTTGGGTACCGCCCGCTTATTGGGGCAGACTTCCGGTGCCGCACTGGTGGCACTGATGTTCAATTTGTTCCCCACTTCCGGTACCCACGCTTCGTTGATTCTGGCCGGTACCTTTGCCACGCTGGCGGCGGCAGTCAGCAGCCTGCGCATTACCCAACCGCGTACGCAAGCGGTAGAAAACCGTGAGCAAGCCAAATAG
- the kdgR gene encoding DNA-binding transcriptional regulator KdgR translates to MVNADPDKQPDAVSSVLKVFGILQALGEEREIGITELSQRVMMSKSTVYRFLQTMKSLGYVSQEGETEKYALTLKLFELGAKSLQNVDLIRIADVQMRELSNHTREAIHLGALDEDSIVYIHKIDAQYNLRMYSRIGRRNPLHSTAIGKVLLAWRDRAEVAQILSQIEFTRSTPNTLTDAGALLSLLDQVREQGVGEDIEEQEEGLRCIAVPVFDRFGVVTAGLSISFPSIRYSEDARADYVKRLHTAARNISEQMGYHDYPY, encoded by the coding sequence ATGGTGAACGCAGATCCAGATAAACAACCGGATGCGGTTTCCTCCGTGCTGAAGGTATTCGGTATCTTGCAGGCGCTGGGCGAAGAGCGTGAGATTGGCATTACTGAGCTTTCCCAGCGGGTGATGATGTCCAAAAGTACCGTATACCGTTTTCTTCAGACCATGAAGTCGTTGGGCTATGTGTCGCAGGAAGGGGAAACGGAAAAATATGCCCTGACGCTCAAGCTGTTTGAACTGGGTGCCAAGTCGTTGCAGAACGTCGATCTGATCCGTATTGCAGATGTTCAAATGCGTGAACTGTCGAATCATACCCGGGAAGCTATTCACCTTGGGGCGCTGGACGAAGACAGCATTGTCTATATCCATAAAATCGACGCGCAATATAACCTGCGCATGTATTCACGCATCGGTCGGCGTAACCCGTTGCACAGTACCGCGATCGGTAAAGTGTTGTTGGCGTGGCGCGATAGGGCGGAAGTGGCGCAAATTCTGTCGCAGATTGAATTTACCCGCAGCACGCCGAACACCCTGACCGATGCCGGGGCGCTGCTGTCGCTGTTGGATCAAGTGCGTGAACAGGGTGTGGGTGAGGACATCGAAGAGCAAGAAGAAGGGCTGCGCTGTATTGCGGTGCCGGTATTTGACCGCTTTGGCGTAGTGACCGCCGGCCTGAGCATTTCGTTCCCGTCGATTCGTTACTCTGAAGATGCCAGGGCAGATTACGTCAAACGTCTGCACACCGCCGCGCGCAACATTTCTGAGCAAATGGGCTATCACGACTACCCGTACTGA